From Glycine soja cultivar W05 chromosome 4, ASM419377v2, whole genome shotgun sequence, the proteins below share one genomic window:
- the LOC114410679 gene encoding uncharacterized protein LOC114410679: MSNQKSTESAIKNLEVQVGQLAKQLADRPSSSFGANTEKNPKEECKAVMTRSKMMSMIEGEKRISEEKQQLMTETEIDPVVEPLSETEEEVEVEDDQQKEIPIIALIDLGANINLMPLSMCRRLGELEIMPTRMTLHVVDRSITRPYGVIEDVLVRVKNLIFPADFVVMDIEEDTDIPLILGRPFMATASCVVDMGKKKLEMGIEDQKIRFELY, from the exons ATGTCCAATCAAAAGAGCACAGAGTCAGCCATCAAGAATCTAgaagtccaggtgggacaaTTGGCAAAACAACTGGCAGACCGACCGTCAAGCAGCTTtggagccaacacagagaagaatccAAAGGAGGAGTGCAAGGCTGTTATGACTAGAAGCAAAATGATGAGCATGATTGAAGGTGAGAAGAGGATAAGTGAAGAAAAACAACAGCTGATGACTGAAACAGAAATTGACCCAGTGGTGGAACCTTTGAGTGAGACTGAGGAAGAAGTGGAAGTAGAAGATGATCAGCAGAAGGAGATACCAATAATA GCTCTtattgatttgggagccaatatTAATTTGATGCCGCTTTCCATGTGCCGGAGGCTtggagagttggagataatgCCGACTAGGATGACTTTACATGTAGTAGATCGCTCCATCACCAGACCTTATGGAGTAATAGAGGATGTTTTAGTACGAGTCAAAAACCTTATCTTTCCTGctgactttgtggtaatggacaTAGAGGAAGATACAGATATTCCCTTAATTTTGGGACGTCCATTTATGGCCACTGCAAGCTGTGTAGTAGACATGGGAAAGAAGAAGTTAGAAATGGGTATTGAAGACCAAAAGATTAGGTTTGAGCTATATTAG